CAACTAAAAGATCGATCCTTTCCCTTGCCGTAAGCTTTCCTTTTTCATGTTGCTTATCGATTCTTCCTTCACCGCCGCCCATCTCCACTTTACGGCGTCTATCATATAAATCATTGATCGCTCCATATATGTCCTCTGTCATCCCTGCTCCTCCTTCGATAATGATTGTTCACAAAGTTCATATAATACACCTGCAGTAGACTTCGGATGAACGAAAGCCACATCCGCATCATGTGCCCCCTTACGCGATGTATCATCGATCATGCGTATTCCTGATTGTTTCAAATCTTTGATCCGCGCTTCGATATCCTCTACACCAAGAGCGACATGATGAATGCCTTCACCATGCTTTACGATGAATTTAGCGATT
This genomic stretch from Peribacillus muralis harbors:
- the mce gene encoding methylmalonyl-CoA epimerase; amino-acid sequence: MIKHIDHIGIAVKSLDETLPLYTETLKLELEGIETVESQGVKVAFIMAGNTRLELLEALSPESPIAKFIVKHGEGIHHVALGVEDIEARIKDLKQSGIRMIDDTSRKGAHDADVAFVHPKSTAGVLYELCEQSLSKEEQG